Genomic segment of Myxococcus stipitatus:
TGCGTCTGGGTCGCCTGCGTCTTCATTGCCTCCGTCAGGAGCAGTTCCTGCGTCTCCCAAGGAGTTTGCGCCTGGCATCAGCGCGTGGGTCCGCATCGCAGGCGAGTGATCGTCTGTGGTGCTGTCCTGAACAGGCTCACCGCAACTCGTCAGCACGAGCATCGCGATGAAGAATGCGCCACCAATGAAATGCTCCGATTTCACATGCAGCTCCGTGGTTGGTCTTCGGCGTTGAAGGGGAGGACTCCGAGTCGCTATCGCATCAGTGCAGTATCCTGACGTAGTTGCAATAGTAGGCGTGTGGTGGATGGTGTTGGCTGTGTGGTTGGTGTGTATTATTCGGTTGGGGTTGAATGTGTTGTGTAGTGAGGTCCGCGGCCAGTGCTTGGAAGGACATCAGGGTGGGCGCATTCGTCAGTGCGAAGAAGGCACGGGCAGATGGGGTTGCACCGCCTGTGTATGAGTCAGTCGGCCTTGGTGACTTCTCCGCCAATCACTGTCAGCGGCCATGCCGGTACTCATTCGTGGAGTGGCCAGCACTCTCGCGCCTCTTGGCGATAGCGGCCTCTCCGGGTCCGAGGCTCGGATGGCCGGCATCTCGCATCGCGATGCCGGGAAGTACATGCTGTTCGGTGATTGCTGGAAATTGTTTCAGTGCCGACGGAACGGTGACGACGGATTCTTCGAGATTTTTCGGTGGTCCTCACCGAACTGAACTAGAGAGGCGCGCCTGTTCGAGCCGCATCCGCGTCGCTGGAATCCACTGAAGGAGCCAGGACGGCGGATGGCTACCTTTCTCCGGGAGAGACACCATGAACGGGAATCACATCATTCTGTTGGTCGTCGTGTTGGGCGTCGCGCTTTACTGGCTGCCGAAGATCCTGTTCTTTGTGCGGACCCTCAAGTCGTTCCTGACGAACCCCAAGGCGAACCTGCCGCCGCAGCAACTCTTCGGCCTCTTGTTGGGCGCGGTGAACGCAGAGCAGATCACCGCCTACTGGAACTCGCTGGAGACTGGCGTGCCGAGCCTGCGGCTGCGGACGGGGCTCAGTGAGTGGTGGGGCGTCTACAACCGGCAAACCGCGGCGGACCAGGTGGAGAAGCTCTTGAGCTCGGGCCACCGTGTGACGTTTGACGCGGCCCTACGCCAACTGGCGAATGTGTCTCCCGACCAGTGGGAGCAGGTCGCGAAGTCCGGCGGCGAAGCGCTGAGCAACCTGGGCGCGAGCCTGGCTTCGTTGAAGGAAGACAAGACCACCTTCACGGCTGAAGATCTGGCGCGAGGCACGCTGGCGTGGGACCTGGGCCGGGCAGTGGTGGTCACGCGCATGAGCTATGACCTCAAGTTCCTGGACGAGAGCCAGGCGTGGGCCTTCATCGCGCGCGCTTCGGAACTGGCCCGGGCTCAGTTCTCCTCGTGGGAGCAGTGGGGCAAGAGCTACCTGTTGGGCCGCGCCATGTGGAACGGCTCCGAGGACGGAATGCTCAGCGGCCTCGCGTCCATCACCGCGGAGTGTCAGGTGGCTCCGGACGGTCCGTGGACGAAGCTCGCCTGGCAGACGGAGAGCGCGCAGGACTCAGGGCACGCCTCCAAGCTCGGAACGTAATCGGGAACCGAAGTCCCTTCGGCCTCCTTTCGGGGGCGGAGGAATGAGCTAGCTGGGCGCCCAATGCGTTGGTGGGCGTCCAGGCCTCGCTCCAGATGTCGGGAGCGCTGCATCATCGCGCTATTCGTGCGGCGTTCTGATTGTTCCCGTCTCGTTGTAGATGTTCCCCATGAGGCGCCAATGGCCATCGCGTAGGACCGCGACCTCTCGGCTAAAGGCAATGCCGTTCACTTTAGGAACGGACATGACGTAGCGGCCTGCGGGAGCGTACTCGACGGACTGGGCGGGGACGCTTCCGTGGGTAGCTGCTCATCTTGATTTTCACCGCACGCGGATAGCGTCTATGGCTTCGCCGCAGCGGGAGGATGAAGCGTTTTACCTCTTCTCGCAGGCGTCGCAGATGTTTGGGAATCGCTCCGGGGCTCGCGCCGGCCAGCCACATCCACTCGTCGCGGATGAGACGCAGGGCCATGACGAAGCTGATTCGGGTGGGAGGCACACTGGCCTCTTCGGCAATGCGCTCCATCTCCAGCCGCACCAGATTGTAGGCCAATCCCACGCCCCAGAGTTCCTGGGCGACCCCACCGGGCTTCTGGCTGCGGATGGCCTCTTGCCTCTCCAGCATCTCCGTCTTCACCTCGTCATAGCCGAGTTCCAGCTCCCACCTCTCGTGGTAGAGGGCCACCACTTCGCTGGCGGGGAAGGCTTCGGCGTCCAGCAACGAGGTCAGCAACCACTGGGGCTGAAAGCCTTTGCGCTGGTAACGGATGGCACGTGCCACGAAGCGCATGGGCAAGGAGTCGTCCTTCTGACGGGTGCGGTAGCTCACCTCCATTTCCACCACTTCCTCTCCTTTTCCTAAACGCTTTACCGTGCGCCAGGCGGTGTTCTTCTTCGCGCGCAGCAGCCAGTGGCGGTTCTTCCCGTCCCTCGCCAACGGCACGAGGATGTCGGCGTTGAGAAAGTGGCGGTCCAGCACGCACAGCGAACCGTCCGGTACCTGGGGCCACACCTTCAGGGCGTACTCGCGCTCATCCGTCCCGTAGGGCCCGAAGTGCGCCGCCGCCAGCAGGTGGCTGCGCAGGGCCATCAGCGTGACCAGTCGAACCATGGGGTAGCCGCTGAGGCCTCCTCCCCGGCCGACCACCTGTCCTCCAAAGTGCTTTCGGTTTTCCTTCGAGTCCGGCACCCGGGCTGTCGTGCCGTCTACTCCATACAGGGCCAGCCCCCTCCATGCATGCCGACGCGCGCTGGCGTGGGCCCACGCGTCCGCGCTCTTCTCGAAGAGCCACTTCAGCGGCTCCTCTCCTACTCGAGAGCGGGCCTGCGCCACCGCGCTCCTCGCAATCGGCTTCGGCCTGGCACCAGGCAATGCCAGGTCCAGCCGCTCCACCAGCTCGGCGATGGGGCGGTGCCGGTACAGCGCCATGCCCAGCACCAGCCAGATGACCTGCTCCGCGGGTAGCCGACGTTTCCGGACGGTGGCTGTCCCCGTCGCCTCCAGCGCCGCCTCCACCCACTCCGGGGCGAGACTCGCGCACAGCCGGTCGAACGCCCCCTCATCCGCAGAGGGCAAGTACCCGAATGGACCTCTTCCCACGCGACCGCCTCCTTGCTCGCGGTCGCGCCAGTATGAGCCTTCTCATCCTTATCTGATCGGCATTGCGGCTAAAGGCAGAGTACGAGAAGGCCGTGCACTGCGCCTCTCGTTCCAGGGAGA
This window contains:
- a CDS encoding DUF1266 domain-containing protein, which translates into the protein MNGNHIILLVVVLGVALYWLPKILFFVRTLKSFLTNPKANLPPQQLFGLLLGAVNAEQITAYWNSLETGVPSLRLRTGLSEWWGVYNRQTAADQVEKLLSSGHRVTFDAALRQLANVSPDQWEQVAKSGGEALSNLGASLASLKEDKTTFTAEDLARGTLAWDLGRAVVVTRMSYDLKFLDESQAWAFIARASELARAQFSSWEQWGKSYLLGRAMWNGSEDGMLSGLASITAECQVAPDGPWTKLAWQTESAQDSGHASKLGT
- a CDS encoding IS4 family transposase yields the protein MPSADEGAFDRLCASLAPEWVEAALEATGTATVRKRRLPAEQVIWLVLGMALYRHRPIAELVERLDLALPGARPKPIARSAVAQARSRVGEEPLKWLFEKSADAWAHASARRHAWRGLALYGVDGTTARVPDSKENRKHFGGQVVGRGGGLSGYPMVRLVTLMALRSHLLAAAHFGPYGTDEREYALKVWPQVPDGSLCVLDRHFLNADILVPLARDGKNRHWLLRAKKNTAWRTVKRLGKGEEVVEMEVSYRTRQKDDSLPMRFVARAIRYQRKGFQPQWLLTSLLDAEAFPASEVVALYHERWELELGYDEVKTEMLERQEAIRSQKPGGVAQELWGVGLAYNLVRLEMERIAEEASVPPTRISFVMALRLIRDEWMWLAGASPGAIPKHLRRLREEVKRFILPLRRSHRRYPRAVKIKMSSYPRKRPRPVRRVRSRRPLRHVRS